Sequence from the Ignavibacteria bacterium genome:
CAGCTTCCCATAAAGGCAGATATCATCGGAAAGAACATCCCCACTTCAATTAATGAGGAAGTGAGAGTAAAACTCGTTGAGCACGACGGCGAGGATGCCGTTTACCTGGTTGAGGCTGAAAAATGAAAATTAAAAACGGAATAAAAAAATGCAACTGAAAATTAAACACCTGCTCGGGCTCGAAAATGTGAGCAGTTCAGATATCCAGACCATTCTGGATACCGCTGTTTCCTTCAAGCAAGTGCTCGAGAGACCCATCAAAAAAGTCCCCACCCTGCAGGGAAAAACCATCGTTAACCTCTTTTATGAAAATTCCACCCGAACCAGAATATCCTTTGAACTCGCAGAAAAAAGACTCTCTGCGGATTCTGTAAATTTCTCCGTATCAGGCTCGAGTGTATCGAAAGGTGAAACTTTCAAAGACACAGTAAGAAACATTGAGGCTATGAAAGTCGACATGGTTGTCGTCAGACACGCCTCGGCAGGAGTTCCACTTTACCTGACTAAAATAACCGACTCCATAGTTATAAATGCGGGAGACGGTATACATGAGCACCCGACTCAGGCACTTTTGGACATGTACTCAATCAGAGAGAAGTTTGGAAAACTCGAAGGATTGAAAGTGTGTATTGTGGGTGATATTGCTCATTCCAGAGTTGCATTGTCGAATATCTTTGGTCTAAAAGCGATGGGTGCCGATGTGTCTGTTTGCGGTCCGGCAACACTCATCCCTCGGAACATCTCGGATCTTGGGGTTAAAGTTATCCACAACATCGACGAGGCAATTCAGGAAAACGATGTTCTTAATATCCTTCGAATCCAACTCGAAAGAAAGGCAAAAGCATCATTTCCTTCAACCCGTGAATATCACAAGTTCTACGGAATAACAAAGGAAAGACTCGAAAAAAACA
This genomic interval carries:
- a CDS encoding aspartate carbamoyltransferase catalytic subunit; amino-acid sequence: MQLKIKHLLGLENVSSSDIQTILDTAVSFKQVLERPIKKVPTLQGKTIVNLFYENSTRTRISFELAEKRLSADSVNFSVSGSSVSKGETFKDTVRNIEAMKVDMVVVRHASAGVPLYLTKITDSIVINAGDGIHEHPTQALLDMYSIREKFGKLEGLKVCIVGDIAHSRVALSNIFGLKAMGADVSVCGPATLIPRNISDLGVKVIHNIDEAIQENDVLNILRIQLERKAKASFPSTREYHKFYGITKERLEKNKKDVLLLHPGPINRGVEISSEMADGEHQIILEQVTNGVAVRMAILYLLGTRHGEEN